Proteins from one Malania oleifera isolate guangnan ecotype guangnan chromosome 4, ASM2987363v1, whole genome shotgun sequence genomic window:
- the LOC131152809 gene encoding uncharacterized protein LOC131152809, with translation MDHGGNSAHASGSEGAGPSGAAGSDSDAVLRSVAQQVMAEIARSSREQGGPSVGHGCTIEKFIKMNPPAFSGGTDPAVAENWVQEMEKIFAVLQCSEEQKVLFATYRLTGEAERWWSAVRLLEQQRTIPVEMTWGRFREIFFDRYFPASSREAKITEFLNLKQGQLSVQQYAARFIELSRFAPYIIPDEVKKVRQFERGLRREIYKQVSILKLQDFTELVDRATIAETGERLEAEEQRQKKRSIPSDFQQGADRAAWKRGGYYRDRRQKTGNRGFQGAQPSPACPSCGKKHLGECRAGRGVCYRCGEPGHMMRECPTQIGTVPRPARGGYQAPRGGQQRNTAPARVFALTPGDAEAAGDVVTGTVSILSFKATVLFDSGATHSFIAWDYVKLCGFEPQQLEISLSVATPTGTVGVCRKVLRDCPVDIQGRYLLANLVILDMHGFEVILGMDWLAAHYASIDCRQRVVVFRPPEGQEYRFVGSHVRTPPQLLSAIQACRLLSEGCQGYLAYVKTVSEGELRVEDIPVVRDFPDVFPEDLPGLPPDREVEFVIDLVPGTTPISKAPYRMAPAELKELKEQLQELLDKGFIWPSVSPWGAPVLFVRKKDGSMRLCIDYREINKVTIKNKYPLPRIDDLFDQLQGTQIFSKIDLRSGYHQVKVRAEDVLKTAFRTRYGHYEFLVMPFGLTNAPAVFMDLMNRVFHQYLDQFVVVFIDDILVYSKSAEEHEEHLSIVLQVLREKKLYAKLKKCEFWLEQVTFLGHVVSKGGISVDPSKIEAVVDWVRPKNVHEIRSFLGLAGYYRRFVEGFSRLSGPLTRLTRKGAKFE, from the coding sequence atggaccacggtggaaatagtgcccacgctagtgggagtgagggcgctggaccctcaggcgctgcgggtagtgattcagatgcagtcttacgcagcgtagcacagcaggttatggcagaaattgccaggagttcgagagaacaaggtggtccgtctgtaggccacggttgtacgatcgagaagttcataaagatgaatcctccagctttctcagggggaacggatcctgcagtcgctgagaattgggtgcaggagatggagaaaatttttgcagtgctgcagtgttctgaggagcagaaggtgctgttcgccacctacagattgactggagaggccgagagatggtggtcagcagtgagattgttagagcagcagaggactatacctgtagagatgacttgggggcgatttagagagatattcttcgacaggtattttccagcctcttctagggaggctaagattacggagttcctgaatctgaagcagggacagctgtcagtacagcagtacgcggcgaggttcatcgaactatctcgcttcgccccgtacattattccagatgaggtgaagaaggtacgacagtttgaaagaggtttgaggagagaaatttataagcaggtatcgattctgaagttgcaggattttactgaactagtggatagagccactatagcagagactggagagcgattggaggctgaggagcagaggcagaagaagagatccataccttctgatttccagcagggagccgaccgtgccgcgtggaagagaggtggctattatagggaccgaagacagaagaccgggaatcgtggtttccagggtgcacagccatctcccgcttgcccatcttgcgggaagaaacacctgggagagtgtcgtgctgggcgaggtgtctgctacaggtgcggggagccgggacatatgatgagggagtgtccgacacagattggtactgttcctagacctgcacgaggaggttaccaggcaccacgaggaggccagcagaggaatacggccccagctagagtttttgctttgacaccgggtgatgctgaggcggcaggagatgtggtgacaggtactgtttcaatactgtcatttaaagctactgttttgtttgattctggggcgacgcattcatttatcgcctgggattatgttaaattgtgtgggtttgagcctcagcagttagaaattagtttgtctgttgctacgccaactggaaccgtaggggtatgtaggaaggtactcagggactgtccagtggatattcaagggaggtatttgttagctaatttggtgattttagacatgcatgggtttgaggtgatcttgggcatggattggctagctgcccactatgctagcattgattgccgtcagagagtggtagtgtttagacctccagagggacaggagtacagatttgtgggatcacatgtgcgcaccccacctcagttattatcggCTATCcaggcgtgtagattgctatcagaaggttgtcagggatatttagcctatgtgaagacTGTATCAGAAGgcgaactgagggtggaggatatcccagtggtgagagatttccctgatgtatttccagaggatttgccgggactacctcctgatcgtgaggtagagtttgttattgatctggttccggggacaacaccgatttcgaaggcgccgtatagaatggcaccggcagagctaaaagaattgaaagagcagttgcaagagctgttagataaggggttcatttggcccagtgtgtcaccctggggagcaccagttttgtttgtgaggaagaaggatggctcgatgagattgtgcatcgactatcgagaaataaataaagtaactatcaagaataaatacccgctcccgcgtattgatgatttgtttgaccagttacaggggacacagatcttttcgaagatagatttacgctccgggtaccatcaggtgaaagtcagggcggaagatgttctgaagacggcatttagaacacggtatggtcactatgaatttctagttatgccatttgggttgacgaatgctcctgcggtgtttatggatcttatgaacagggtttttcaccagtatttggatcagtttgtggtagtatttattgatgatatactggtatattcgaagagtgcagaggagcatgaggagcatttgagtatagtgttgcaggtgctgcgagagaagaagctatatgcaaaactcaagaagtgtgagttctggctggaacaggttaccttccttggacacgttgtatccaagggtggtatttctgttgatccgagtaagattgaggcggtagttgactgggtacgaccaaagaacgtgcacgagatcaggagtttcctaggattggctgggtactatcgcaggtttgttgagggcttttctcgattgtcgggcccattgaccagattgaccaggaaaggagcaaAGTTTGAGtag